The region TTCCAGCGGACGAGGTAGGTGAGGTCGACCAGGTTCTGGTCGGCGGTGAGCATCAGCTTCTCGCCATCGCCCTCGGGGATCGATTCGCGGCGGATCGAGGTCACGTCCTCGACCTTGACCGTCTGGATCGGCCAGGGGAGCGTGACAGCGGTGCCGCTGTCCAAGGTGCGCGAATAGGAGCCGAAGGTGGTGACCACGCCCTTTTCCTGCGGGGCGATGAGGTGGACCATCGAGGTGCCGAGCCATGCCAGGACGACGAGGCCGATCACGACCGGCGCCCATGACTTGCCATCGGGGCGCTGGGGCAGGCGCGGGATGTTGGGACCACGGCCACCACCGCCGCCACTGCCACCGCCCTTACGGTTGCGGAAGATGTCCTCGATGTTCGGGCCACGCCGTCCGCTATCCTTGGGGCCATCCCCTGATTGCGGCGGGAGCCACGGGTTTCGAGGGCCTTCGGCACCTGGCGCTGCTGGCGGTGGTGTCGTTTCAGGAGCGTCACCGGAGGATGTCGGCGCGTCGTTGCCGCCGCCCGAACCCCAGGGGCTTTTCTTGCCTGTCATGAAAAGGCCCGTCTCCCGGCCAAAGCGTGCGATCATTCCGCCCAAGTCTGTCATCCCTTGGTTATAGGAACCCTTGATGCGAAAAACAGTGTCCATTCCCGAAAATTCATCTGCTAGGGCCGAACGGACAGCTCCGGGATGGAGCGGAACACGGGAAATGGCGTGAGCATCGACGAACAGGCACTGCGCAATGCGCTTGGGGAAGTGGCAGGGGACCGCCTGCAGACGGTGAAAGTGGCGGGCGAGACGGCAACCGTCATGCTCGAAGTCGGCGGGCTGGAGCGGCTCGATCGCGACAAGCTGGAGATGGCCGTGCGAGATGCGGCCCGGAAGGCCGGAGTGGCGGATCTGCGCCTCGGCATGACCGCCGAGCGCAAGTCGCGCGTGATCATCGCGGTGGGATCGGGCAAGGGCGGCGTCGGCAAATCGACGCTGTCGGCCAATCTGGCGGTCGCCATGCACCGGCTGGGACGCAAGGTCGGTCTGGTCGATGCCGACATCTATGGCCCGTCGCAGCCGCGCCTGCTGCTCACGGAAGGTCGCAAGCCGGAGGCCGAGGACAGCAAGATCCATCCGATCCAATCGCCTTATGGGGTGCCGATGCTGTCGATGGGGCATCTAGTGCAGCCGGGGCAGGCGATTGCGTGGCGGGGCCCCATGGCCGGCAATGCGCTGGGCCAGCTGATCGATGCGCATTGGGGCGATACGGAGATCATCGTCGTCGACCTGCCGCCGGGGACCGGCGACGTGCAACTGACCATGCTGTCGAAGCACAAGCCGGCGGGCGCGGTGATCGTCTCCACGCCGCAGGACCTGGCGTTGATGGATGCGACCCGCGCCATCGGCCTGTTCGAACAGGGCAAGGTGCCGGTGATCGGCATGGTCGAAAACATGGCGGGCTATATCTGCCCGCATTGCGGCGAGGAGAGCGATCCGTTCGGCGTTGGCGGGGCAGAAGCGGCCGCGAAGACGATGGGTCTGCCGTTCCTTGGCCGCGTGCCATTGGACATGGCGATCCGGCGCGAGAGCGATGCGGGCAACCCGCCTGCAGCAGGCGACAGCCCGCAGGCCGAGGCGTTCCTTTCGATCGCGCGGGGCGTGCTCGCCTGGCTTGACGGGAAGCGCTGACCCGGATGCGCCTGACGCGGCGAGGGATGCTGGTGGGAGCGGGGGTGGGCGGCGCGCTGCTCATTGCTTTCCCGCTGATCCCGCGGCGCCATCCGGTGCCGCTCGCGGCGGGCAAGGGCGAGCATGTCATCGATGCTTTCCTCAAGGTGGGCCGCGTCAAGGATGGGAAGGACTGCATCCTGACGGTTGCCGTCCCGTTCTGCGAGATGGGGCAGGGCATCACCACGCTGGTGGCGCAGATCATCGCTGACGAGGCTGGCGCGGACTGGCGCAAGGTGGCGGTGGAGGCTGCGCCGATCAGCCCGGCCTATGCCGATCCGGTTCTTTCAGCCAAGTGGGCGCCGCTGTGGATGCCGGCCTTTGCCTCGGTGGGAGAGGACGCGGACGGGATGCTGGCGCGGCTTCATGCCGAACGCGGCCCGCTCATGGTGACGGCGGATGGTACGGCGCTGGCGGCCTTCGAGACGCCCTTGCGTGAGGCGGGGGCGGCGCTGCGGGCGATGATGGCGCAGGCGGCGGCGGACAAGTGGGGCGTGGGCTGGGAGGAGTGCGAGACGAAGGACAGCTTCGTCACCCACGGCAAGCAGCGCCTGTCGTTTGCCGAACTGCTCGATGCAGCGGTGGACTATGATCCGCCCGCGGTGCCGGTGCTGCGTGCCGAGCCACCGCGCGAGAAGCCCGGACAGTTTCCGGAAGGATCGCCGCCCAGCCATCCCCGGCTCGATCTGCCCGCCAAGGTCGATGGCAGCTTCACCTTTGCCG is a window of Novosphingobium sp. THN1 DNA encoding:
- the hflK gene encoding FtsH protease activity modulator HflK, coding for MTGKKSPWGSGGGNDAPTSSGDAPETTPPPAAPGAEGPRNPWLPPQSGDGPKDSGRRGPNIEDIFRNRKGGGSGGGGGRGPNIPRLPQRPDGKSWAPVVIGLVVLAWLGTSMVHLIAPQEKGVVTTFGSYSRTLDSGTAVTLPWPIQTVKVEDVTSIRRESIPEGDGEKLMLTADQNLVDLTYLVRWNIKDLKLYMFQLADPDQTVREVAEAAMRQSIAEVNLNDVMGSGRAQIEQNVRERMQRVLDAYRSGVVIQGVDIKKTDPPAKVVDAFKEVLAAQQDAQSEINRAQAWAQQLTARAGGEATAFDKVYEQYKLAPEVTRRRMYYETMERVLSQTDKVILESPNTQAYLPLPEMKRSQKPQEGGQ
- a CDS encoding Mrp/NBP35 family ATP-binding protein, which gives rise to MERNTGNGVSIDEQALRNALGEVAGDRLQTVKVAGETATVMLEVGGLERLDRDKLEMAVRDAARKAGVADLRLGMTAERKSRVIIAVGSGKGGVGKSTLSANLAVAMHRLGRKVGLVDADIYGPSQPRLLLTEGRKPEAEDSKIHPIQSPYGVPMLSMGHLVQPGQAIAWRGPMAGNALGQLIDAHWGDTEIIVVDLPPGTGDVQLTMLSKHKPAGAVIVSTPQDLALMDATRAIGLFEQGKVPVIGMVENMAGYICPHCGEESDPFGVGGAEAAAKTMGLPFLGRVPLDMAIRRESDAGNPPAAGDSPQAEAFLSIARGVLAWLDGKR